Proteins from a genomic interval of Thermoanaerobacterium thermosaccharolyticum DSM 571:
- a CDS encoding 4Fe-4S binding protein: MRYAYVDQNICDRSPFCPASRSCKFGAFKLERKGLFQVEINVDKDKCTGCGVCTRYCPHGAIKLVNA, translated from the coding sequence ATGAGGTATGCATATGTAGATCAGAATATTTGTGATAGATCACCATTTTGCCCGGCAAGTCGCAGCTGCAAGTTTGGCGCTTTTAAATTAGAAAGAAAAGGCTTATTTCAGGTAGAAATAAATGTTGATAAAGATAAATGTACTGGGTGTGGGGTATGTACCAGATACTGCCCACATGGTGCAATAAAACTTGTTAATGCATAG